A single region of the Sorghum bicolor cultivar BTx623 chromosome 9, Sorghum_bicolor_NCBIv3, whole genome shotgun sequence genome encodes:
- the LOC8080928 gene encoding zinc transporter 6, whose protein sequence is MSGTGCLPADGAAALTRVCRDGAAASRLKTGSLLAILVASAVGICLPVALTRAFRGSPNYARGLLLVKCYAAGVILSTSLVHVLPDAHAALADCAVASRRPWRDFPFAGLFTLVGALLALLVDLSASSHLEAHAHVGADADAHHGHGHQETPYTPIPKKVPVFELAGEMSPKKRAFLDDDREEDPAPHAATNGGADPDRDDVALFGPKKGARSDEVPVVVAAGCHGVAHEVVEVGEGPGEDEEETRRKQKMVSKVLEIGIVFHSVIIGVTMGMSQDVCAIRPLVVALSFHQVFEGMGLGGCIAQAGFGMATVGYMCIMFSVTTPLGILLGMLVFHMTGYDDSNPNALIMEGILGSLSAGILIYMALVDLISLDFFHNKMMSASLKLKKACYIALVLGSASMSVLALWA, encoded by the exons ATGTCCGGAACCGGTTGCCTCCCCGCCGACGGCGCGGCGGCCCTAACCAGGGTCTGCCGCGACGGCGCGGCGGCCTCGCGGCTCAAGACGGGGTCCCTGCTCGCCATCCTCGTCGCCAGCGCCGTCGGCATCTGCCTCCCCGTCGCGCTCACGCGCGCCTTCCGCGGCAGCCCCAACTACGCGCGGGGCCTGCTCCTCGTCAAGTGCTACGCGGCGGGGGTCATCCTCTCCACCTCGCTCGTCCACGTGCTCCCCGACGCGCACGCCGCGCTCGCCGACTGCGCCGTCGCCTCGCGCAGGCCCTGGAGGGACTTCCCCTTCGCGGGCCTCTTCACCCTCGTCGGCGCGCTGCTCGCGCTCCTCGTCGACCTCTCCGCTTCCTCCCACCTCGAGGCCCACGCCCACGTcggcgccgacgccgacgcccaccacggccacggccaccaGGAAACGCCATACACCCCAATCCCCAAGAAGGTTCCTGTGTTCGAGCTCGCCGGCGAGATGAGCCCCAAGAAGCGCGCTTTCTTGGATGACGACCGAGAAGAGGACCCCGCGCCGCACGCCGCCACCAACGGCGGCGCCGACCCGGACCGCGACGACGTGGCGCTCTTCGGGCCCAAGAAGGGCGCGCGCAGCGACGAGGTCCCGGTCGTCGTCGCTGCCGGCTGCCATGGCGTCGCTCATGAAGTGGTGGAGGTAGGGGAGGGGCCCggggaggacgaggaggagaccAGGAGGAAGCAGAAGATGGTGTCCAAAGTGCTGGAGATTGGGATAGTCTTCCACTCCGTCATCATCGGGGTTACAATGGGGATGTCCCAGGATGTCTGTGCAATCCGTCCACTTGTGGTTGCGCTATCCTTCCATCAGGTGTTCGAGGGGATGGGACTCGGCGGATGCATCGCACAG GCTGGTTTTGGGATGGCAACAGTTGGCTACATGTGCATAATGTTCTCAGTGACGACACCATTGGGAATTCTTCTTGGAATGCTAGTGTTCCATATGACTGGTTACGATGATAGCAATCCAAATGCCTTAATAATGGAAGGGATTCTTGGTTCACTTTCGGCTGGAATTCTCATTTATATGGCACTAGTCGATCTAATTTCTCTTGATTTTTTCCATAACAAGATGATGTCAGCATCTTTGAAACTGAAGAAGGCATGTTACATTGCGTTGGTGCTTGGATCTGCTTCTATGTCAGTATTAGCTCTCTGGGCATAG